From the Triticum urartu cultivar G1812 chromosome 4, Tu2.1, whole genome shotgun sequence genome, the window CCACCAAGATAATTTTGTGTGTGAAAGAACTACCAAGAGATTAAGTGCCAATAGGTAGAGCGATATGAAGAAGTCTACCCTATATAATGTACACAATGATTACAACAAAACAAGCATCTAGAAAGTCTACCACAACCTATAACCTTTAGAAAAGCAACCTACATTAATCTGAAGGGACCAATTTCTTTACATGCCAAAATTGTAGCAGTGATAAATAAATATATTTTAATCAAATATAGACAAGGGTGATCAAATTGGGCTCAAATGATGCTACCATGGACAACTATCCCTCTCCAATCTCCGAGATTATGGGAGAAATCAATTTAGTTCATGATAAAGCCACTATAATGGCAATCTATAAGATCTTTAGAAAACTTGTTATTTCAATTTGAGGGACCAATAGCTTTACATCCTAAAGCTGTGATAGTGAAGAAATGGAGTTTTTAAGACAAGTGCAGACGAGGGTAAAGCAAAGAGGGCCCAAACAACGCTAACAATGAACAACTATCTCTCCTTGGTCCATGCCCATGTCGACGACAGTCGCGAGACCAAGGAATTAGATGTGTTTTCGCGAAAAAAATGAGTTAGACGTGACTTATTTAATTCTCATCTAGATGAGAGTTTGCTACATCCATTCCTTTACAACCTAATCTCTAAAAAGTATGTGATTTGAATTGGAAGAGACCAATTCCTTTACACACATCCTAAAATTGTAGTAAGTATAAACATTGTTTACATTGGTTGCCCGTCCCCCCAGCTAAACCAAATATAATCCCAAATTCAAAACTATGTGAAAAAGTAGTGTAGGTGTAGTAGTAAAGTGCGGACGACGACGAGGGTAAAGCAAAGAGGGCCCAAACAACGCTAACAATGAACAACTATCTCTGGATCATGGAAGGAAACAACTTTGTTCTTCGTCCATGTCAAAGACAGTGGCAACACCAATGAGTTAGATCCGACTTATTTAAATCTCATCTAGATGATCAATTCCTTTACATCCTTAATAATCTCTAAAAGAATGTGATTTGAATTTGAAGAGACCAATTCCTTTACATCCTAAAATTAAGTATAAACATTGTTTACATTGGTTCCTCGTCGCCCCCAACTAAACCAAATATAACCCCAAATTCAAAACTATGTGAAAAAAGTAGCGTTGTAGTAGATTACATGAGCTAGGATATACGTATACAAAACATACACGTCGCTGAATCTTGGTCACGTCTCCGAGCCTCCGGTACGTGATAACACGTAATTAACTACAGGTAACCGGAGTCCGGCGACGTGCTAAACACCGGCTTGTCCTTGTCGACGACGGTGGCGACCACGGTGGCGCTGCTGCTCTTCCGGCGCGGCTTGGCCTCCGCGAGCATGGTCACCACGTCGCGCATGGTCGGCCTGTCCTTGGGGGACTTGGCCGTGCACAGCACCGCGATCCGCAGCACCAGCAGCATCTCCTCCCGGACGTGGTCGACGCGCCCCCCGACGCCGGCGTCGAGCAGCTCCTCCACGCCGGTGTTGGTGCGCAGCCGCTCCCTGATCCACCCGACGATGTCGATGTTGCTCTCGCCGTACTCCGGCTCGATGGGCCGCCGCCCCGTCAGCAGCTCCATGAGCACCACTCCGAAGCTGTAGATGTCGCTCTTCTGGTCCACCTTCAGCGTGTACCCGTACTCCGGCGCGATGTAGCCGTAGGAGCCGGCGACGACGGAGACGGTCTCGTTGGGCCGCGCCATGACGCGGGCCAGCCcgaagtcggcgatcttggcctccATGTTGGGGTCCAGGAGCACGTTGCTGGACTTGACGTCGCGGTGGATCACCGCCGGCCGGCAGTCGTGGTGCAGGTAGGCGAGCCCGGCGGCAACGCCCGCCGCCACGTTGTACCGGGACACCCAGTCCACCAGCTGCTTCCCCTTCCCTCGCCCGTGCAGCGCCTCCCACAGGCTGCCGTTCACCATGTACTCGTACAGCACCATCGTGTCGACGTCGTTGCTCACGTACCCCAGCATGCGCACCACGTTCCGGTGTCGGAGCCGGCCGAGGAGCTTTACCTCCGCGGCAAACTCGCCTCCGGCCGCCGACTCCACGTCCACCGTGCCCTCCTGATCGGGGCATCCCGCCGCGCGCCACAGCTTCTTCACAGCGACCACGGCGTGGTGGCGCGGCATCTCGGCGCGGTACACCACCCCCATGCCGCCCATGCCGACGATGTTGTCCTCCTTGATGCAGGCGAGTACCTCTGCGCTGGTGAAGCTCAGCCGCTGGAATGCCGTGAGTCGCCACGGCCACGAGCCGCTCCCGTCTTCGTCCACGTTATCGTCGCAGCATCCATGGACGTACCATCGCTGGTACAGCAGCTTTCCAAGGAAGACAACACCACATGCCAGGAGCGCGATCGAGATGCCGATCGCCCACCCGGCGGCAATGTGCTTTACGTGCGAACGCCGGAGGCCCGAGGCTTCCGACGACGAAGCTCGCAGAGCGTTGGCTGAGCACGCTGGCAGGACGCCGCCGCAGAGGCCCGGGTTCCCGGCAAGGTCGTCAGGGTTAATTGTCCTCAGCAGCCCCGTTGCCGGCACGGGACCGGTGAGGTTGTTGTACGCCACGCTGAGCATCTCGAGCGCCGGCGAGCTGCCGAAGTTGCTCGGTATCTCGCCGGAGAGGAAGTTGTTGGAGAGATCGAGGATGGACAATGTCGGCATCATGGCGACTGCCCCGGGGATTTGGCCGGTGAAGCGGTTGCCTCGAAGGCTCAGCGATACGAGCCGCTGGCACGACGCGAGGCTGGTGGGTATCGCGCCGGAAAGCCGGTTGCTCGATAGGTCGAGGGCGGAGAGTGACCGGCAATCGCCGAGCTCATCAGGCACACCCCCGATCAGCTCGTTGTCCGCGGCGGCGAACGTCTGCAGCGTCGGGATGGAGAGAATGTTCGATGGCAGCGCCGACCGCAGCTGGTTGTGCGAGAGGTCGATGAAGGAGAGCGACGTCGAGAGCGCCAGGTCTTCTGGGATCTCGCCGGAGAGCTCGTTGCCCGCGAGCTCCAGGCGCTGCAGATGCGGCAGCCGCCCGAGCCCTGCCGGCACTGTGCCGTTAAGCCGATTGTTGTGCGCGCGCACACGGACCAGCGACGAGCACTTGGTGAGGCTCGCCGGGATCGGGCCCGTGAAGACATTGTTGAACAATATCAGCTTGGTCAGGTTGCCGCTGTCGCAGAGGCCGGCAGGCACCGGCCCGGATAGCGCGTTTGTCGAGACGTCCAGCCACTGCAGAGGCTGCGCGGCACCGAGCGACGGCGGCAGAGGGCCGGTGAGGGAGTTGTTCCACAGCTCCAGCACCTCCAGCTTGGGGAGCTCGCCGACGCCCGCCGGGACGCCGCCCTTGAGCCGGTTGCACATGAGGTTGAGCAGCTGCAGGTTGGTGAGCTGCGCCAGCTCTGGCGGGATCGCGCCGGTGAGCGCGTTGTCGGAGAGGTCGAGCATGACGAGGGACGACAGGTGGCCAAGCTCCTTGGGTATCTTGCCGCCGATGTTGTTCTTGTAAAGGAACACCGTGTCGAGCTCCTGCAGCCGGCCGAGCTCAGGCGGGATGGGGCCTTCCAGGCCGCCGATCGCCATGTCAAGGTACTGGAGGTTCTTGAGCTTGCCAATGGCTGCCGGGATCGGGCCGGTGAACTCGTTGTAGCCGATGATGATCTGCTCCAATGCCGTGAGCTCGAATAGCTCAACCGGGAGAGCGCCGTTGAGGTTGTTGCCCGAGAGCCCCAAGAACTTGAGCTTCTGGAGCTTGCCGTAGCTCTTGGGGATCGTGCCGGAGAAGAAGCCGCCCCTGACGTCGAGCGTCTCGAGCTCGGTGGCATTGCCGATGTCGGCCGGGAGCGGGCCGACGAAGTTATTGCCCGACGCATTGAAGTTAGTCAGTGAGGCACACGCGCCGAGGCCAGCAGGGAACCGGCCGGTGAAGCCGTTGTCACTGACGTCGAACTCCCGGAGCGTCGGGATTGACACCAGCGCCACGGGCAGGTCGCCGACGAACGCGTTGCTCTGAAGGACGATCGAGGTGAGGGCGGTGAGGCCGAGGACGTCGTCTGTGATGGTGCCGCTCAGGTTCATGCCGGCGAGGTTGAGGCCGGTGACCGCGCCCCGGGCGCCGCAGCTCACGCCCTTCCAGCCGCAATGCGGCGCAGAGCCCCACCCGCGGAGCTCCCCCAGCGGGTCCACGAGCGAGGCCCTGATGGCCAGCAGCGCCgcggcctcgtcgccggcggcaTTGGACACCGCGACGCAGCACAGGAGCGACAAGGAGAAGGACAGGGAGAAGAAGAACCGCGCAGTGCTACTCAGCCCAGTAGCACTCGCCGCCATGCTCGGCTCTCCTCTGCtccccttctcctcctccactccttggCGCCGCTCAGCTGGTCTCTGCGACGGATGATCACTTAGCTACGTCCTAGTTGCGGGCTTCCATTGATTGCCTTGGTTTGAAGCAATAGAGAAATGGAGGGAAACTCCCAGGAAAGTATATAAGCGAGTGTGTCTATGATTAGGATGGGATTAGGCCATTAGTTTAAGCGCCATGATAACGAATAATGTACTCCTTTTTTGACATGAATAATTTAGCATTACTTGGTAGCATAGCATTGGTGATGCTACCAGCTAGTGTGTGTTGGTGGGTGCATGTGTTGCAGTGTTAGGTATACACATGGCCAGTGATTAGTGAGCTCATTAGGTAGCTAGCACAAGAACAGCTCGGCATGAGAGTGTAAAGGTTGGGAGGCGGCATGGACATGGGCTGGAAAATGCTCTTGGAATTATTGGGGGATTGGGGAGACATGGCCCATGTGGTGAAGGGGAATGTGGGGAGAAGAAGGCTTTGGTTATTGGAGAGAGGATTTTGTCTTGATGGTTTAAACTAAGCTCAGCTGCAATCATTTCTTGACACACAGAACATGGCGGCCTAAGCCCTAAGATGGATGGGGTTGATTCCCTATTGATTTCTATGTGTTAATTAGTGTGGACAGACTTGTTTTTGCAGTTAAGAAAGGTTATTGTACTGAAGGGGGGATTATGGTAAATGCATATGGAATAATGGAAACACCTACTTGTCCTGCACTAGATGAACATACTGAATTTCCAGCAAATATGATTAGTGTTAAACATGACAGATGGCCTCCTTTTGCCATAAAGTTTGTTCTTAAAAGAGAAAGGGTTTTACAAGCTGAAAAGAAATCATGAACAATCTTGAGCTCATTAATGATTCAGTACAGTTTGGGACTGTTATGTTGAGTGTCATTCTGAACAATCTGAAGTTTACTAGAGTTGACATGCATGGTTAGCAACAGGATTACTTTAGTTGCCAGGTACTAAAAGAGAGGTTAGAGGAAGAGTAGCAAGCGTGCTGTTGGGGGGTCTTAAACAACTATTGGTTCTGAAACTAATCCAACCTTGCAGGTTACAAGGGAGCTTTTGTCAGTGATCCCTGACAGAGGCAAATCTACATGGACTGTAAGATTCTGTTCCAGGTTTGATAGATAGCTCATATTTTAGTGCCTAATACCAGGAGTAAAAAGTTACATAAGACTACTTTATCCCTCTGATTTCATTAGTCTTGACTCAGGAAGAATCTTATGCTTAGTGTCTGAACAATAATCCATTGTAAGCACTTAAGCAGTGCTTTACATTTTGAGTTAGTAAATGTGCCCTTTATCGAAGATGCTTCTGGATACTGAGAAGAAAATTCCTAATAAATGCACCATAGCAAAATAAAGAGCGGCCAACATTTACAAAGAACTCTGTTGGTCTGCTTCTGTTGGTATGTGATATTTGAACCGTTAAATTTCTTTTAGATTGCAGCACTGTTATCTTTTCCATAAAAAGATAGGGATGTAAACAGTGAAGGAACATGCATATGGATTTTGTTGTTGGACATGACATTTTTATAGGGGTGGAAAAGCGTATACACAACTTGGCCAGGGCACATTATTCCCAACACATGGAAGCCATATTCTTCTCCTTGATTAAGATTCCTGATGACAATCATGCTTTATCTTCCTGTAGCTGCACATTGATGGTACGACATTGTCAAATGCAAGATAATACTTTTTTAAAGTAATGCACTGTTCATTTGGGAAACATTTTTTTTACATCGCTTGCTTTAGAAAAAAAAAGGTGAGAACATCTACTTTAAAATgactgaagaagaagaagaagcacaATCTACTTCAATTATGCCAAACAAAGTTCAGACTTCTGGGAAGCTTGATGAATATGAAGGGCGACTCGGGGAAACCTAGCCGCCGGCAGCTCGCCGCCCCTACTCTGCATCGCTGTCGCCGGAGGGCCGACCGGAGAAGCCGCGCCGGGCCCTgggatggcggcggcggggctgttcCCCTTCCCTTGCCCACCTGCCCTCTGGCCCGCCACGCCCCCAGTTCCGTTCCTGGCGGCACCGGCAACCCACAGTGGGATGATGATCTTCCTGTAGCGCGCCGGCCGAGAATGTGGCTGCGTGCGAACCTTCTTCATCCTTCACCCACCTTGCAGGGGCTGCTTCGACCCTACGGCCAAGGACCCGCGCCCCCTTCCTGCGTCCATGGCCAGCTGATGTGGCTTCGGATCCGGCGCAGCCCAGGAGCTGCGCTATTTCCGGCTCCTATGGCTCGCTGACTCCTTGGCATCTCCGCACCCAACACCCTGCGGTGCCCTTGGTTGGCCGTCCATCCTGGTGCATCCTTGGGTCCGACTCGCTCTGGGAGCTGCGTCCCCTTCCAGCTCCTTTGGCCCGTTGGTGCCCCTGCTGCTCCGGTCCTAGTGGCCTGGATCTGCACTCCCTTCCAGATCCCGGCTTGTCCGGGGCTCCGGTCACCGTCGCATTGACATTGCATCCCATTTCGCTCAGCCACGCAACCTTGTCCTCCTCCAAAGCTCGCACGTCCGGCGATGACCGGTGCCTTCTTTGGCATTGGACGTGGCTCTCCTTCATGTAGTCGCAGTTCCAGCCTATGCTTGACTTCCTCTTCTCCGACTTGTGCTTCGACGGCATGGGATTGCTCAGAATTTGGATGGGAAGAAATCCCTGCATCTTGTGCTGGCAGCGGCGACACTCGTGGGTGTCGTTCCCTTCTTGGAGGCGCTGTTTTGGCCATTATCTCTGCCCCTCTTCGAGCAtcaggggaaaccctaggtccGGTTTTCCGGATCGGACGACGACGGTGTCTTGGTGTCGTTCTCCTTCGTGAAGGCGTTGTCTTGTTTGCTCGCGGCGTCCTTGATGCTGTCTTTGGAGATGTCGGTCGTCTAGTTGTTGGTTGGATTGCTTCTTCGGTTGGAGAGTTTAGCTGTGTTTTTTTATGTTTGGGTCGAGTTCCTCATGTCTCTGTGTTTCGTGCACCATGTTCACGCCTCTTGCGTCCGTGTCATGTGTTGTACCATCTTCTGTACCCATTCTTTTTTTTTGCGGTGCCTTCTATCAATGAAACGATACGCAAATTTTGCATATTCGCGAAAAAAAAGTGAATGTGTACATCCCCCCGTACCCGCACAGGAATCACTTCCTCAGACTTAAGATCATTAATTATAACTCCTAGAAATGCCAGTCATAACTCATAACTACttctaatataagagcgtttagatcactactttacgGAGGGAATACATAATAATCATCATCAAATAGATATGCTTCCTTTTGCCTGTGTGTATAGATCGTCTAGGGCAGCTAATAATcatctctcttcttcttcttttttgcggggGAGCTAATAATCATCTCAACTGTGTGTACACATTCATTGGCAGGTTCTTACATATATGTTCCACAATCTTTATGATGATACGCAACAATCCTGTTTGGTTTATATGGTTCATGTCACTGGATGATCTGTCCTGGAAAGTTCCCACTCTTGGAAGCTGTCATGACCAAGCACTGGGTGTAATTAAATTACTTTTTTTTGCGGGTGTAATTAAATTACTGGTTGGTAGTGACGAGGCAAAGCTACTAAGCTAGCCCCCAAACAAGTCCAGGAACGTCAATCAACACCATCTCCTCTACCTTTCTTTTGTACAAACTTGAAAACTCACAGCATCGAGCAATCCAAACAGACAAAACTAATCACTGCATCATGCAGAGGCCAGGAGCGTTCCTTTTACTTCTTGAAAATCTCCTCCACACCGTCACAGTTGGTCACAGAGTTCTCCTTTCAGTCTGTGAGAGAAGTACGTAGCTATTTGTTTCAGTGGCAATACTATCCTGTGGCTCAGGGGAACATCCAGGTTATAAACAACCTGAAAAGTACAGGCAGCAACAGGACCCTTGTCCTCCCACCTTATAAAAAGTCAGCCCAACCGACTCAACTGTTTCTACCATTATTTATCAAGTGTCCTTTTCTTATGTAAGAAATTAAAAAAAGGAGTGTACTGTACTGCCCTAATAGAAAACTAGTCCTCTCTATGTGTGTAGCTCAATGGCACAACAAATAGCATGATCCCCAGCGTAGCTCCAATCACTCGACCTGGGGAGGCTGGGCCCCTTTCTTCAGAACCTTCCCATGTTAGAGCTGGAGATGGGCGACGAATTATTGGGCCCACCGGGTTGGCATACTACGTGATACGCCGATGGATCCCCTGCACATGCCTGCCATGTTGCAGCATTTGCACTGCCAAATGCTAGTGGATCATAATACAGCGCGTTGTGGTTAGTAGAGAAGATAATTCGGTGGGGAGATAGTGTGTCATGTTGCATTTGATTTTGCAGTGCCCGCCTTAAGTTAGGTAAAATTCAGTGCATTTTTTTTTCGAAACGGAagcaaaagatttgcctcatccATTAAATAAGAGGAGAATAGAGTTTAGAGTTTTTACAAGCGCCCTTGCAACACGGCATGGCAATTACTCT encodes:
- the LOC125552906 gene encoding MDIS1-interacting receptor like kinase 1-like produces the protein MAASATGLSSTARFFFSLSFSLSLLCCVAVSNAAGDEAAALLAIRASLVDPLGELRGWGSAPHCGWKGVSCGARGAVTGLNLAGMNLSGTITDDVLGLTALTSIVLQSNAFVGDLPVALVSIPTLREFDVSDNGFTGRFPAGLGACASLTNFNASGNNFVGPLPADIGNATELETLDVRGGFFSGTIPKSYGKLQKLKFLGLSGNNLNGALPVELFELTALEQIIIGYNEFTGPIPAAIGKLKNLQYLDMAIGGLEGPIPPELGRLQELDTVFLYKNNIGGKIPKELGHLSSLVMLDLSDNALTGAIPPELAQLTNLQLLNLMCNRLKGGVPAGVGELPKLEVLELWNNSLTGPLPPSLGAAQPLQWLDVSTNALSGPVPAGLCDSGNLTKLILFNNVFTGPIPASLTKCSSLVRVRAHNNRLNGTVPAGLGRLPHLQRLELAGNELSGEIPEDLALSTSLSFIDLSHNQLRSALPSNILSIPTLQTFAAADNELIGGVPDELGDCRSLSALDLSSNRLSGAIPTSLASCQRLVSLSLRGNRFTGQIPGAVAMMPTLSILDLSNNFLSGEIPSNFGSSPALEMLSVAYNNLTGPVPATGLLRTINPDDLAGNPGLCGGVLPACSANALRASSSEASGLRRSHVKHIAAGWAIGISIALLACGVVFLGKLLYQRWYVHGCCDDNVDEDGSGSWPWRLTAFQRLSFTSAEVLACIKEDNIVGMGGMGVVYRAEMPRHHAVVAVKKLWRAAGCPDQEGTVDVESAAGGEFAAEVKLLGRLRHRNVVRMLGYVSNDVDTMVLYEYMVNGSLWEALHGRGKGKQLVDWVSRYNVAAGVAAGLAYLHHDCRPAVIHRDVKSSNVLLDPNMEAKIADFGLARVMARPNETVSVVAGSYGYIAPEYGYTLKVDQKSDIYSFGVVLMELLTGRRPIEPEYGESNIDIVGWIRERLRTNTGVEELLDAGVGGRVDHVREEMLLVLRIAVLCTAKSPKDRPTMRDVVTMLAEAKPRRKSSSATVVATVVDKDKPVFSTSPDSGYL